AAGGCCGTGCTCGAGGTCGGCGAGGCCGATCTGCGCGAGGCCTACAAGAACACCGTCAAGCAGGAGCGCTACGCCGCCGTCGACGCCGTGAAGGCGAAGGTGATGGCAGCCCTCGCGCCGCCTGAGGGCGAGGCCCGCTTCGAGGCCGAGAAGATCAAGGCCGCCTTCAAGGAGGCCCAGTCGAAGGTGGTCCGCTGGAACATCCTCGACACCGGCTCCCGGATCGACGGCCGCGACGTGAAGACCGTCCGCCCGATCGTCTCCGAGGTCGGCGTGCTGCCCCGCACCCACGGCTCGGCCCTGTTCACCCGCGGCGAGACCCAGGCGCTGGTGGTGGCGACGCTGGGCACCGGCGACGACGAGCAGTTCATCGACGCGCTCTCGGGCACCTACAAGGAGACGTTCCTCCTCCACTACAACTTCCCGCCCTATTCGGTGGGCGAGACCGGCCGCATGGGCTCGCCCGGCCGCCGCGAGATCGGCCACGGCAAGCTCGCCTGGCGCGCCGTGCACCCGGTCCTGCCGGCCGCCCACGAGTTCCCCTACACGATCCGCGTCGTGTCGGAGATTACCGAGTCGAACGGCTCGTCCTCGATGGCCTCGGTCTGCGGCGCCTCGCTGTCGCTGATGGATGCCGGCGTGCCCCTGCGCCGTCCGGTGGCCGGCATCGCCATGGGCCTCATCCTCGAGGGTGAGCGCTACGCGGTGCTGTCCGACATCCTCGGCGACGAGGATCATCTCGGCGACATGGACTTCAAGGTGGCCGGCACGGAGGAGGGCATCACCTCGCTCCAGATGGACATCAAGATCGCCGGCATCACCGAGGAGATCATGCGGGTGGCGCTCGCCCAGGCCAAGGACGGTCGCGCGACCATCCTCGGCGAGATGTCCAAGGCGCTGACCGCCGCCCGTCCCGAGCTCGGCGAGCATGCGCCGCGCATCGAGACGATGCAGATTCCGACCGACAAGATCCGGGAAGTGATCGGCACCGGCGGCAAGGTGATCCGCGAGATCGTCGAGAAGACCGGCGCCAAGATCGACATCCAGGATACCGGCATCATCAAGATCGCCTCGGCCGACGGCAAGGCGATCAAGGCGGCCTACAACTGGATCCGCTCGATCGTGGCCGAGGCCGAGGTCGGCATGATCTACGAGGGCACCGTCGTGAAGACGATGGAGTTCGGCGCCTTCGTCAACTTCTTCGGCGCCAAGGACGGTCTCGTCCACATCTCCGAGCTCGCCGCCCAGCGCGTCGCCAAGGTCACCGACGTGGTGAAGGAGGGCGACAAGGTGAAGGTGAAGTTCCTCGGCCAGGACGATCGCGGCAAGATCCGCCTGTCGATGAAGGTCGTCGACCAGGAGACCGGCGAGGACCTGACGGAGAAGCTGAAGGCCCAGCGCGACGCCGACCGCTCGCGCGAGCGGCAGCCCCGCGGCGAGTGATCGCTGAGGCGGTCGGCGGGGGCCGGACGGTTTCCGCCGCCATGCCCTGGAAGCGCGGCCCTGCGGGGCCGCGCTTTTTTGTGCCCGCTGCGAAAGGCTGCGTCAGGCACGTTGATACTGCGACGTGCCTTGCATCCCGGTCGGCGGGCAACTGATTTGACGACGGATGACGCGTACCAGCGGCTC
This sequence is a window from Methylobacterium sp. SyP6R. Protein-coding genes within it:
- the pnp gene encoding polyribonucleotide nucleotidyltransferase, translating into MFDVQREELLWGGRKLVLETGKVARQADGAVVATYGETSVLATVVSMKEPKPGIDFLPLTVNYQERTYAAGRIPGGYFKREGRPSEKETLVSRLIDRPIRPLFVEGWRNDTQLVVTVLSHDLETDPDILAMVAASAALTLSGVPFMGPIGAARVGYVGGQYKLNPPIQEMEGSTLDLVVAGTQDAVLMVESEAKELSEDVMLGAVMFGHKHFQPVIEAIIRLAEKAAKEPRNFQPADNSEVEKAVLEVGEADLREAYKNTVKQERYAAVDAVKAKVMAALAPPEGEARFEAEKIKAAFKEAQSKVVRWNILDTGSRIDGRDVKTVRPIVSEVGVLPRTHGSALFTRGETQALVVATLGTGDDEQFIDALSGTYKETFLLHYNFPPYSVGETGRMGSPGRREIGHGKLAWRAVHPVLPAAHEFPYTIRVVSEITESNGSSSMASVCGASLSLMDAGVPLRRPVAGIAMGLILEGERYAVLSDILGDEDHLGDMDFKVAGTEEGITSLQMDIKIAGITEEIMRVALAQAKDGRATILGEMSKALTAARPELGEHAPRIETMQIPTDKIREVIGTGGKVIREIVEKTGAKIDIQDTGIIKIASADGKAIKAAYNWIRSIVAEAEVGMIYEGTVVKTMEFGAFVNFFGAKDGLVHISELAAQRVAKVTDVVKEGDKVKVKFLGQDDRGKIRLSMKVVDQETGEDLTEKLKAQRDADRSRERQPRGE